One region of Jonesiaceae bacterium BS-20 genomic DNA includes:
- a CDS encoding FKBP-type peptidyl-prolyl cis-trans isomerase encodes MSAAMPTATGGYGEKPVITFPQDVAPEGLQIEILVAGDGPEVARGDNIVVHYLGQSWGGQIFDNSYDRGAPIDFPIGVGAVIGGWDQGLVGQPLGTRLIMSVPPELGYGQRGVPQAGIAGGATLVFVVDLVDVA; translated from the coding sequence ATGTCAGCAGCAATGCCAACTGCCACCGGCGGTTATGGTGAAAAGCCAGTCATTACTTTCCCCCAGGATGTTGCTCCCGAGGGGCTACAGATCGAGATTCTGGTTGCCGGTGACGGCCCAGAGGTAGCTCGCGGTGACAACATCGTTGTGCACTACTTAGGTCAGTCTTGGGGCGGTCAGATCTTTGACAACTCCTACGACCGCGGTGCACCTATCGACTTCCCAATTGGTGTAGGCGCCGTCATTGGCGGCTGGGACCAGGGGCTCGTTGGTCAGCCACTAGGAACCCGTCTCATCATGTCTGTTCCACCAGAGCTCGGCTACGGCCAGCGCGGTGTGCCACAGGCAGGTATTGCCGGCGGCGCCACCCTCGTATTCGTGGTTGACCTCGTAGACGTTGCGTAA
- a CDS encoding Bax inhibitor-1/YccA family protein produces MSNPIFSNSAVFGGKADRSVQKTNDQMNFQNNSGTQAQYASGAAMSAASLENMYQAPAATSADTRRMTYDDVILKTGGLLALLIAVGAATWVLAPQLYFVGAIVGLIFGLINAFKKEPSPLLIVIYTAAQGVFLGGISKHFETAYDGIVPQAVLATVSVFVAALFLFKSGKVRVTPKFTKILLVGMVGYLLFSITNMILTMTGVMSGWGMREGGLGLIIGLVAVALASMSLIMDFDSIEKGVRNGIPAKYAWSAAFGIMVTLIWLYLELLRLIAIFRD; encoded by the coding sequence TCAAAAGACCAATGACCAGATGAATTTTCAAAACAACTCTGGCACTCAGGCGCAGTACGCGTCTGGCGCTGCCATGAGCGCGGCTTCACTGGAAAATATGTACCAGGCTCCAGCTGCCACCTCTGCTGATACTCGCCGGATGACCTACGACGATGTCATCTTGAAGACCGGTGGCCTGCTGGCCCTGCTTATTGCAGTCGGTGCAGCAACTTGGGTGCTGGCGCCACAGTTGTACTTTGTGGGTGCAATTGTTGGTCTTATCTTTGGTCTGATCAACGCATTCAAAAAGGAGCCTAGCCCGCTTCTCATTGTCATTTACACCGCCGCTCAGGGTGTGTTCCTCGGCGGTATTTCGAAGCACTTCGAAACCGCCTATGACGGAATCGTTCCGCAGGCTGTTCTTGCGACGGTCTCGGTATTCGTAGCGGCACTCTTCTTGTTTAAGTCCGGCAAGGTCCGCGTCACCCCTAAGTTCACCAAGATTCTTCTGGTGGGTATGGTCGGGTACCTGCTGTTCTCGATCACGAACATGATCCTGACCATGACCGGCGTCATGAGCGGTTGGGGCATGCGTGAGGGCGGCCTGGGGCTTATTATTGGTCTGGTTGCTGTAGCACTGGCCTCGATGTCCCTGATCATGGACTTTGACTCGATTGAAAAGGGTGTCCGCAACGGCATCCCGGCCAAGTATGCATGGTCGGCAGCCTTTGGCATCATGGTGACCCTGATCTGGCTCTACCTTGAGCTCTTGCGGTTGATCGCAATCTTCCGCGACTAA